The Haloprofundus salinisoli region GAAGCGATAGGCGAGACACGGAATCGAGTGGCGCGTCTCGTGCGCCTCGACGGAGTAGCCGGCGACCTCGAACGGTTCGCCGGGGGCGACCTCGCGGACGGCGAGGTCGACTCGACCCTCCAGGTAGTCGAAGGCAGTCAGCAGGTCGTCGACGAGCGATTTGGTCCCCGACGGCCCGACGACTTCGAGGTGCTCCTCGCCCGCGAGCCAGCGGGCTTTCAGGAGCGCCAAGAGGTCCGAGACGTGGTCGAGGTGGTGGTGGGTGAGGAGGACGGTGGCGACGCCCTCGTAGCTCACGTCGGTCCGACTGAGGCGGTGGAGGACGCCCGAACCGCAGTCGACGAGCAGGGGGCGTCTGTCGCCGCTTTGGGCGCTCTCACCGTCGCCGTCGTCTCCGTCGGCGCTCGGTTCGAGGAGTAGTCCGGTCTGGACGCGCT contains the following coding sequences:
- a CDS encoding MBL fold metallo-hydrolase, which produces MHVTFLGTGSAMPLPERVQTGLLLEPSADGDDGDGESAQSGDRRPLLVDCGSGVLHRLSRTDVSYEGVATVLLTHHHLDHVSDLLALLKARWLAGEEHLEVVGPSGTKSLVDDLLTAFDYLEGRVDLAVREVAPGEPFEVAGYSVEAHETRHSIPCLAYRFDDAFTFSGDSEAFEGLASFADGSAVLAHDCSFPDEIDVSNHPTPTQLGEALAGCDIDRLYLTHLYPHTEGKHREMLDSVEAQFDGDVRIARDGLRFEIPE